AGCACCATGACCTTGCTGACCCGCCGAACGGCCTCGAGCACACATTCCTTGTCGAGGGGCACCAGGCTTCTCAAATCGATCACCTCCACCTCGATTCCGTCGTCGGCGAGCTGCTGGGCGGCAGAAAGAGCGGTGTGGACCATCGCGCCATAGGTCACGCAGACGAGGTCGCGCCCCGCTCGTCGGACGGCGGCCTTCCCGAGAGGTGTCACGTCATCTTCGGACTCGAGCTCGGATTCGGCGATCTTGAGGTGGCGGTAGAGCTTCTTGTGCTCCAGATAAAGAACCGGATCATCGTCGCGAATCGCCGCCTTCATGAGCCCGCGTGCGTCGACGACGGTGGCCGGTGCCACGACCTTGATGCCGGGAGTGTGAACGAAATGCATCTCGGGATTCTGGGAATGAAACGGCCCCGCGCGTACACCCCCGCCCGCCGGTCCCCGCATCACGATGGGCACGGCGACGCCCCATCGGTAGCGACTCTTGGCGGCGAAGTTGGTGATCATGTTGAAGGCGCTCGCGATGAAATCGATGAATTGAAACTCCACGATGGGCCTCACGCCCTGAAACGCGGCCCCGACGGCAATCCCGGTGAACCCCTCCTCGCTGATCGGCGTGTCGATGACGCGACCCTCTCCGAACTTCTCCAGAAATCCTTCCGTCACTTTGAATGCTCCACCGTACAGGCCGATGTCTTCCCCGAGGAGAATGACGTTCGGGTCACGCTCCATCTCCTCCCACATCGCCCGGCGAATGGCCTCGAGATAGGTGACGTCAGACATCGACTTCAGTTGGCTGCCTGGGCGACCCGCATCGCGTCGGCGACGGTCTCCTCGGCACGGGAGGCCAGATCGGATTTTTCCTTTTCGCCGAGCCAGTCGTGCTCGAGAAGGAATCGCTCGAATCGCCCGATGGCGTCCGCGTCGGAGTCGACCGCGCTCGCCGGGGCAGCGAACTGCCACGATTTCTCGCCGAGGGCGGTCGGGGTGGCGCCGTCGTTTCCCTCGTACCACATCGAGCTCCGGACGCGGGCCTCGATGAGAGTCGGTCCCTCTCCCCGCCTCGCCCTCGCGACCGCGGTCTCGATGACCTCGACGACCTGGAGGAGATCGCTTCCATCGACCGGCAGAGTGGCGACGCCGTAGCCTCGCGCGCGCTCGTAGAGCCGCGTACCATCGGGCCCGGTCGATTTGCCCGAAAACGGAATCCGCACCACCAGGACGACGAGAGGGACTTTATGCACGGCGGCGAAGTTCAGGCCTTCGTGAAAGTCTCCACTCGCCACCGCCTCCTCGAACGTGATCGCGATCGCCACCTTTTCCTTCCCGGTGATCCGCGAGGAGAAGGCGATCCCGGCGATGACGCTCACATGGATCGCCGCGTGATCGCCGGCGGCAACGACGCCGCGGTCGAGGTCTCCGAGACCGGCGAGACCATCCCGGCCCTGGCTCGGCGCTTCCGACGTTCCGAGAAATTGCGAGACGAGCTCGCGCGGACTCACGCCTCTCACGAGCCAGGTGCCGACGGTGGGAAGCGACGAAGCGATGGCGTCTTCTCGACCGGGTACGGAAGCGGCACCCACGGCCACCGCCTCGAGGCCCGACCGAAGCCCGAGAGGAGAAACGAGTCGGCGCTCCCGGTGGACTCGCGCGAGCGCTTCGTCGAGCTTACGGGTGAGCACCATCTGATAGAGGAGCTCCTGCAGTCGATCTTTTCCGAAGGGCATCAAGGGCTCGCCAGGGAAACGAGCTCTGTCTCCGAAGCCTCCACTACGACGCGCGAGAAGACGGCGCCAAAGAAACGTGCGAGAGCCTTCCGCACGAGCGCCGGGTCCACGGGCTCTCCCAGAACATCCTCCATAGAGCTCACTTTGCTTCCGACGATACCACACGGCACGATCTGATTGAAGTAATCGAGCTTGGTGCCAACGTTCAGCGCGAAGCCATGAGACGTCACCCACCGCGAGACCCGGACTCCTATGGCGACCAGTTTTCCGCGCGCATGCCATACTCCGGTGAATCCGGGCTTGCGGAAGCCCGCGACACCAAACTCGGAAATCGTCCGGATGTTCACCTCTTCGAGCGCTCTCAAATAGCGATGCACGTCCGGATGCCAGCGCTTCAGATCGACGATCGGATACCCGACGATCTGCCCCGGACCGTGGAAGGTGACGTCGCCGCCCCGGTCGGTCACCACCAGCTCGGCGCCGAGCTCGGCGAGCTTCGATCGATCGGCGATCAGATTCTCCGACCGTCCCGAGCGACCGAGGGTGTAGGTCGGTGGGTGCTCGACGAGAAGAAGCACGTCGGGAACGTCACCTCTCTGGCGTGCGGCGGCCAGCTGTTTCTGCAAACCCCAGGTATCGTCGAAATCACGTGTTCCGAGCTCGACGCACCAGCACGGATCAGACATGAAGCGGCTGGTCGAAAGCGCCGTGCGCCGCCTCGGCCACGGCCTCCGACAACGTCGGGTGAGCGTGCACCGAACGCATCAAAGACTCGACCGTCGCCTCGTGCTCGAGGGCGACGACGGCTTCGGCAATGAGGTCGGTGGCATGGGCTCCGACGATGTGCACCCCGAGCAGCTCCCCGTAGCTCTCCTCGGAAACCACTTTGACGAATCCCTCGTTCTCTCCCAGGATGCTCGCCTTGCTGCTCGCGGCGAAAGGGAACTTCCCGACCTTCACGGCAAAGCCGCGTGAGCGCGCCTGGTCCTCGGTGAGACCGACGCTCGCCACCTCGGGAGAACAATAAGTAGCCGCGGGCATGTGCTCGTAATTCAAGGGGTGAACCGGATGTCCCGCGATCTTCTCGACCGCCAGGATCCCCTCCGCCGAGGCGACGTGAGCGAGCTGCTGGGTCGCGACCACGTCCCCAATCGCGTAGATCCCTTCGTGGCTGGTTTGGGCGAAGCGGTCGACGCGAACGAATCCACGGTCGACCTCGATGCCGGCTCGGTCGAGGCCAATCCCGTCGGTCCGCGGGCCTCGCCCGACGGCCATGAGGAGTCTGTCGACCGTGCGCGAATCCGAGCTCCCGTCCTCGAGCGTGAAGCGCACCTCGACTACGTCCTCCTTCCGGGAGACCGAGTCCACCCGAGTGCCGGTCAAGACCTCGATCCCGCGTTTGCGAAACGACCGGCGCAGCACTTCTGAGACCTCTTCGTCCTCGAGCGGCACGAGCCGCGGCAACATCTCGATGAGCGTGACTTTGGAGCCGAAGCTATGGAACATGGACGCGAACTCGACGCCGACGGCACCGGCGCCGATGATCGCGAGCCGCTCGGGGCAGGACGGCAGGGAGAGTAGCTCGGTGTTGGTCAGAATCCTCTCGCCGTCGATCTCCACACCCGGCAGGCTCTTGGGACGACTGCCCGTCGCGACGATGATGTTTCGCGCCTCGAAGGTGCGGGTCTCGTCCGGCGTCTCGACGCTCAGCGTCCGAGGCGACGCGAGCTTGCCGAAGCCATGAACGGTCTCGACGCCGTTTTTCTGAAGAAGAACCTTCACCCCCGCCGCGAGCTTCCTCACGACGCGCTCCTTGCGTTTCATCATCGCCGACCAGTCCAGCTGCACGCCCTCGACCACGACGCCGTGATCACGGGCCCGCCGGATCGTGTCCAGTATTTCCGCAGTGTAGAGAAAGGCCTTGCTCGGAATACAACCGACGTGCAGGCAGGTTCCCCCGAATTGAGCATCCTTCTCGATCAGGAGAACCTTCAAACCGAGCTGCCCTCCTCGAATCGCCGCAACGTAGCCGCCCGGCCCGCTGCCCAGAATGGCGACGTCGTACGTCGTGTCTTCCGTCATGAGCTCCTCTCTAAGTGGTTTACTATCATCTATTTACACCAACAAATCAAATAAATCATTGAGAATCATCGAGAAGGTCATATATTTATTACTCGCGAGCGGCGGCCATGCCTGTGATACACTACCCGACAAGGCTCGCCCAATGGTATCTAGTGAGTTTCATTAGGGTTATACGATCAGCTTCCGACCTTCCCCGAAAAAGAGTGTCCTTCGAACGCATCCTCATCGCGATTTGCCCGAGCTCTTAGCGTAACGAGGTATTGATCTCGGATGGCTAAACGAAAAACCAAGACCAAGAAAGCGTCCGTACGGAAGCCTACGAGAAAACCGAAGACGAAGACCAAGAGCTCCCCATCGCGCGCGGCAAAGAGCAAGCCCTCAAAGAAGCGAAAAGAGGCGCTGATAGCCGCCGCGAAGAAGACTCGCACTCCCAAGGCATCCAAACCTTCCAAGACGGCAAAGGCTCCGAAGACGGCCAAGCGGAAAGGGGTGTCCCCTTTGTCGCTGCCGTTCGAGGAAGAGCCACTCCTCGTTCCCGTGCCCCTCCCCGAGGGCGTCCGACCTCAGCGCCTCGAGCCCAACGAACGTTCGGCCCATCTGGAAAAGCTGAAGCAGCTCTTCGAAGCGGCGCCGATCAGTCGAGCGCTGGGAATGTCGCTCGGCTACTGCGAGAACGGCGTCGCGCGGGTCCGGCTTCCTTTTCGCAAGGACTTCGAGGAAGGCCACGGCGTGATCCACGGCGGACTGATCGGGCTCCTCGGAGACACGGCGGGTAACTTCGCCGTCGGCTCGGTCTCCCCCGGAGCCACGGTGAAGACGGTCGAGTTCAAGATTAGCCTCCTTACGGGAGTGACGGGTGACTTGCTCGCCATCGGCGAAGTCGTCCGCAAGGGCAGGACGCTCGCCATGTGCCGGATCGAGGTCGTCGAAGGAAACGACCGGGTCGTCGCCATCGGTCTCGCTACCTACGCGCTTCAGGCGGTCTGATTCCTCAAGGCCCCGGGCCCACGAAGTGCCACATCATCTCGAATAGCCTTTCCTTGTGAGCCGTCAGCCGGTGGTCCCCCCCGGTAATCTCCACCAGCTCCACGTGCATGAGACGGTCAGCAAACTGGCGCGAGAGCTGACACGGCACCACCTCGTCGTCGGAACCATGCAGGATCAGGCTCGGGGTCTTGAGCCGTTGGATGAGACTCGCGGTGGGATAGCGGGATTCATCTTCGACGAAACCGTAGCTCAGCTCGAACGCGGAGATGCCGGTATCGATGAGCGCTCGACCCTCGCGACGCCACTGCTGTGCCCGCGCGCGTCCCAGGGACAGGAGCAGCCGCCCCGCCATTTCGAACGCAGGCGCAATGACGATGTTCCGCGTCACCAGGCCGGGAGAGCGAGCCGAGAACCATAACGCGGTGAGTCCGCCCATGGACGAGCCGATCAGGTAGATCGCACGAAACGGACCTTCGAGCTTCTCCACGTAATCCAGGCCTCTTGCCAGATCGGCGAGGTTTCGCGTCAGAGATAGCCCGCTCAAATCGCCTTCGGAGTCGCCGTGGCCGGTCAAGTCCAGACTCGCGAAGGCGTCGCCTCGACGAGCGACCTGCCTCGCGAAATAGAGGGCCTTCTCTCCTCGACGGTTGGAGTGAAGCCCGTGGAGAAAGAACCAGAGTCGGGCGTGTGGCTCGACCGCGGGCACGAAATCGAGAGCCAGCCGGCTTTCGCCGGCTCCGCTGGGCTCGATCCAGCGCGGCGGGCTCTCTTTGGTCTCGATCATCGACCGAGGAAGAATAGTCCATTCGAGGCTGCGGGCACCAGCCGCACGATAGAATCTCGTCGGGAGACCTTACGATGGACGAGCCATGGTCGGAGAACGACAGCGCGACCTATCGCCGTCTCGCGAACGTGGCCGTGCCGGACCGGGAAGGCCACATCGCCACGATGCTCTGTCTGCTTCCCTTTCCCACCGCGTCTAGGGCCACGGTGGTCGATCTCGGTGCGGGTACGGGCGCGCTCAGCTATAGCATCCTCGAGGCGTTTCCCGGGGCCGAGGTGACGGCGCTCGATGGCTCGGCGAGCATGCGGGCGCACGCGTCCGAGCGCCTAAAGAGCTTCGGGAGTCGGTTTCGCGCACTCGAATTCGTTCTCGAATCCTCCGAATGGCTGGATCGCTGCCGCGACGCTGACGCCGTCGTCACATCCTTGTGTCTCCACCACCTGGACGACGAAGGAAAGAGACGGGTTTTCGCCGCAATCCACGATGAGCTCGCCGACGACGGCGCGTTCATCATCTGTGATCTCGTCGCTCCCCAGCGCGAGGAAGCCCTAGAGCTGTTCCGGGAAAGCTGGGATCTCGCGACCCGCGAACGGGCGGTGCGGGCAGGCGACGCCGCGGTCGGGAAGTTCTTCGAGACCGAGCATTGGAACACTTACCGATATCCCGATCCTGTGGACAGGCCCGCGCCCCTCGCGTCGCAGCTCCTCTGGCTCGCCGAAGCCGGCTTCGCGGTGGTGGACTGCTTCTGGCTTCGTGCCGGGCACGCCATTTACGGAGGCTATCGCCGCCCTCGGCGTCGCGGAGAAGTAATGGGGTTTCTGCGGGCGAGAGAGATTGCCCGCGTTGCGATCGAGATGACCAGCTAGTGATTAGACCGAAAGCGCTCCCAATCTTCGAGCGAAAGGTCGGGACGGAGAAAGGTGAACCGGTAGGATTCGGTGTCACCCTCCGCCGTGCGCGCCACGAGATCGAACGAGGTCTCGCTCGTCCGTTCGAGCGAGGCGATCTCGTCATCACGCCAGTGCCAGTCGTGGCGAGAGCTCTCGAAGCGGACTCCTTCCGAAGACAGTGTCAGGTCGCCGGTACAGTGGCCGAGAAGGTGCTCGTGCCGTGCCACAAAGGCTAGAGGCTCCATCGGTCGGCTCACGTCGGTCCCCGATGATCCCGCTGTCTCCGGAGCTCTCGCCATCATCGGAGGAGCGACGACCGGGCGTTCGCCCGATGGAACGAACCAGAGCCCGAGCGCGAGCACAAACAAAACGCCGAGCATCAAGCGCAGCCGGGAAGCAGCGCTCTTTTTTCCGACCCTGACCGGTATCGTGGGCGAGTCGGACAAGGCGGAAACCTCGAATCGAGCGGGATCGAGACGCGAGAGATCCCCGAGGAGTGCCTCGGCGTTTTCGTAGCGCAAGGCCGGATCCTTCGCCAGAAGCCGCCCGCAAATGACGTCCCAATCACGAGAGAGGCCGAGCCGGACCTCGGAAGGCGGGTGGGGCTCTTCGTTCAAGACACGGTAGATCGTTTGGCTCACGCTTCGCCCGTCGAAGGGCCGTTTTCCGATGAGGAGGTGGTACGCCAGCACTCCGACGGAGAAGAGATCGCTTCTGCCGTCGACCCTGCCGCCGGAGAAGATCTCCGGCGGCATATAGCCGGGCGTTCCGATGAACTCCCCGGTTCGGGTCAACTCCGAGCTTTCGATCTTCGCGATACCGAAATCGACGATCTTCACCTGCGGTCCAGGCTGGTACAGCACGTTCGCCGGTTTGATGTCGCGGTGAACCACACCCTGGGCGTGGGCATAGCCGAGCGCTTCGGCCAGCTGTTCGAGAACGCGCAGCACTTCGGCGGGATCCAGCGGCCCACTCGCGATCCGACGCGAGAGATCGGTGCCGGGAAAGTGCTCCATCACGAGGTACGGTTCGTCTTCCAGCCCCAGGTCGTGGACCGAGATGATGTTGGGGTGGTTGAGTCGTCCGGCGATGCTCGCTTCGCGTTCGAAGCGCTCGAGAAACTCGCGACGTTTCGGATCGTCCGGAGAGAACCCCAGCCGGACCACTTTGATCGCGACCACCCGACCGATGGCTGGATCGAGCGCTTTGTAGACGACGCCCATGTTGCCGCGGCCGATCTCTTCGAGGAGCTCGTACCGCGCGAGCTTTTGCGGAGAATTCACTTTTTCGGCTACTCCCAATCATGTTAGCAGACTCCAAACTCGAGCCCCTTACCGGTGTCGATGGACTCCCGAAAGACCGCACTGTGGGGTTCTCCCCATAGGGTTTCGCTCTCCCTTGCGTTTTGAGTACCGAGTCACTAGCCTGTGGGTGACTCCCCAACCGCGATCGGCGATCGTTGAGATCGATCGGTGGGAGGAGACCGCGATTGGAACTCGTTGGCCAAAAGGTAGGTGCTTATCGGATTCTCTCGCTTCTGGGTCGAGGCGGGACGGCGGAGGTCTACAAGGCGTTCCACCCAGCCACCAAGCGCGATGTAGCCATCAAAGTTCTCCTCCAGGAAGTCAGCCAGGATCTGGGCTGGGTGAGGCGATTCCGCCAGGAAGTCGAGCTCCTCGGCAGGCTGGACCACCCCCACATCCTTCCCATCTACGACGCCGGCGATTACGAGGGAAGACCGTTCCTCGTCATGAAATACGTGGGGAACGCCTCGACGCTCCGAAGCCAGCTCACCGGCCAGCCCTGGCCGCTCAATCGCGTCGTCAAAGTCGTGATGCAGGTCGCGGACGCCCTGGATGCGGCGCATCACGCCGGTGTCGTTCACCGGGATATCAAGCCTTCCAACGTCCTCGTTACGCCGGATCTCAAGTGCCTGGTATTCGATTTCGGCATCGCGAAGCCTTTCCGCCGCGACGACGTGACGACGGGTTCGAACGACGTGGTGGGGACTCCGGAGTTCATGTCGCCGGAGCAGTGCAAGGGAGACAAAGTCGACCATCGTTCCGACGTCTACTCGCTGGGAGTGATGACATATCAGTTGCTCGCGGGCCACGTGCCCTTCACGGCAGAGACCGCGGTCGGAATCCTGGTGAAGCACCTCACCGAGACGCTTCCGGTGCCGCCCCGAGGCGTTGCCCTTCCCCCGGCGGTGAGTGGCGTCCTGCGCAAGGCGATGGCCCGGGAGCCCCGAGACCGGTACCAGACCGCGGGTGAGCTCGCCGCGGCTTTCGAAGAGTCTGCGGATCAAAAAGCGACCGTGACCCTCCATGCCGCTGACCTTCGGCGCGCCTTGATTCCGGCTCTGGGACTCCCGTCGTGGGTGCGCCAATTCCGGAGGCCGGGCGTGCGGCTGGCCTCAGCAACCTTCTTGGTGGCGCTGCTGCTCGCCACCCTGTATGCGCTGTGGCCCGATTCGGAAACCAGCATCGCCTATGGCCCCCCGCAGCCGACGTCCGGCACGGTGTCGGCAACCATGCAGGAGGAGGCGGCCGGTTCCCCGGAACGGGCGGCTCGCCGACAAGAAGCGCGAGAGCCCATCGCGCCGATCCCGCAACCAGCAGCGCCCATTTCCAGGTCAGCCACGTTCCGCATCGAAACGACCGGCACCACGAGTGTCTTTCTCGACGGGAAGCCCGCCGGGATCGCTCCGGGCGAATTCCGATCGATTGCTCCCGGCCCTCATGTGCTCGTACTCGACGCCGGTCATGGACAGATCCACGAGGAGACCGTCGTGGCGACCGCGGGGTCCGTCCATATCCTCCGTTACGATTTTCCGCGGCCTCGCCCCCGCGCCGCACCCGACGAGATTCGGGAATGGACGGGCACTCTGACCGATGAGGACTGCGGTGTTTCTGGAGGGAAGATGGGGGCGCTCCATTTGGAATGCGCCCAACGCTGCATTCGCGAGGGGAAACGGCCCATGCTCTATTCGCGAGGCCGGCTCTATCGCCTGGACGGGCTCGACAAGCTCGATCTCTCGAGCTCGGGGTCGGTGGCATTCAAGGGTTGGCTCGAAGTCGACACGATCCACGTGATTGACAAGTAGTCCCGTTCAGCCACTCGTGCTCGACATCCTACCGGGGCGGGGAAGCCGAGACGAGCTTCTCGTAGACGTGCTCGTACTGCGGAACGATGAAGGCGGCATCGAACCTCTCGGCCGCGCGTTTCCGCCCCGCCTCGGACAGCCTCTTCCATTCGGACGGGGTCGATAGCACCGCGATCGCGGCCTCGGCCATCGGACCGGTCTCGCCGACCGGGAGGAGATAGCCGGTCTCGCCGTGGACCACGACCTCCGGAAGACCGCCCACCCGACTCCCCACCACGGGCACGCCCGCCGCCGCGGCCTCGAGCGCCACGAGACCGAAGCTCTCCTCCTCGCTCGGAAGCAGCAAGAGATCCGACGACGCCAGAATGCTCTCCAGGTCGTCCTGCTCCCCGAGGAAGTGGACGTCCTCCTGGCGTCCCGAATCTTTGACGAGATCGCGCACCATGATCCGGTCGGGGCCCTCGCCCACCAGGAGCAGCTTCGCCGGCATGCGCCGCCTGACGAGATCGAAGATCGCCACGACGTCGCCCGCTCGTTTCACCGGACGAAAATTCGACGCGTGTACCAAGATCTTCTCCCCCCGGGGAGCCCAGTGCTCTCTCGCGGCCGATTGCCTGAGCGGCCGGGACGTATCCACGAAGTTGTAGACGACCTCGATGGCGCGCTCTATCGAGAACTCCTCGATGGTTCTCGCCCGGAGGTACTGCGAGACCGTCGTGACCGCATCCGATACCTCGATGGCAAACTTGATCACCCGGTGGAACGATTCGTCGGCGCCAACGAGGGTGATGTCGGTACCGTGCAGGGTCGTCACAATCTTCGGTGCCTGCCCTCCGAGAATCTGTCTCGCCAGGAGGGCGCTGACGGCGTGGGGTACGGCGTAGTGCGCGTGGATGACGTCGATCTCCTCGTCGACCGCCACCTGCGCAAGCTTCGTAGCCAGCGCCAGGGTGTAAGGCGGGTATTTGAAGAGTGGATAGGTCGATACCTCGACCTCGTGCATGTGCAAATTGGGGTGGAAGCCCCGAAGCCTGAACGGCACCGCGTAGCTTACGATATGGACCCGATGGCCGCGCCGGGCGAGCCCGAGGGCGAGCTCCGAGGCGACCACACCGCTTCCCCCGTGAGTCGGATAACAGACGATGGCGATCTTCACGGCGCTTGATCAAGTAATACGAGTGAATGGACGACCGAAGAACCGCACGGGGTCGTCCACCTCCAGGGCTTCGCGAACGTAGAACGCCTCCCCGAAGT
This genomic window from Vicinamibacteria bacterium contains:
- the bshA gene encoding N-acetyl-alpha-D-glucosaminyl L-malate synthase BshA; protein product: MKIAIVCYPTHGGSGVVASELALGLARRGHRVHIVSYAVPFRLRGFHPNLHMHEVEVSTYPLFKYPPYTLALATKLAQVAVDEEIDVIHAHYAVPHAVSALLARQILGGQAPKIVTTLHGTDITLVGADESFHRVIKFAIEVSDAVTTVSQYLRARTIEEFSIERAIEVVYNFVDTSRPLRQSAAREHWAPRGEKILVHASNFRPVKRAGDVVAIFDLVRRRMPAKLLLVGEGPDRIMVRDLVKDSGRQEDVHFLGEQDDLESILASSDLLLLPSEEESFGLVALEAAAAGVPVVGSRVGGLPEVVVHGETGYLLPVGETGPMAEAAIAVLSTPSEWKRLSEAGRKRAAERFDAAFIVPQYEHVYEKLVSASPPR
- a CDS encoding serine/threonine-protein kinase, translating into MNSPQKLARYELLEEIGRGNMGVVYKALDPAIGRVVAIKVVRLGFSPDDPKRREFLERFEREASIAGRLNHPNIISVHDLGLEDEPYLVMEHFPGTDLSRRIASGPLDPAEVLRVLEQLAEALGYAHAQGVVHRDIKPANVLYQPGPQVKIVDFGIAKIESSELTRTGEFIGTPGYMPPEIFSGGRVDGRSDLFSVGVLAYHLLIGKRPFDGRSVSQTIYRVLNEEPHPPSEVRLGLSRDWDVICGRLLAKDPALRYENAEALLGDLSRLDPARFEVSALSDSPTIPVRVGKKSAASRLRLMLGVLFVLALGLWFVPSGERPVVAPPMMARAPETAGSSGTDVSRPMEPLAFVARHEHLLGHCTGDLTLSSEGVRFESSRHDWHWRDDEIASLERTSETSFDLVARTAEGDTESYRFTFLRPDLSLEDWERFRSNH
- the lpdA gene encoding dihydrolipoyl dehydrogenase, whose protein sequence is MTEDTTYDVAILGSGPGGYVAAIRGGQLGLKVLLIEKDAQFGGTCLHVGCIPSKAFLYTAEILDTIRRARDHGVVVEGVQLDWSAMMKRKERVVRKLAAGVKVLLQKNGVETVHGFGKLASPRTLSVETPDETRTFEARNIIVATGSRPKSLPGVEIDGERILTNTELLSLPSCPERLAIIGAGAVGVEFASMFHSFGSKVTLIEMLPRLVPLEDEEVSEVLRRSFRKRGIEVLTGTRVDSVSRKEDVVEVRFTLEDGSSDSRTVDRLLMAVGRGPRTDGIGLDRAGIEVDRGFVRVDRFAQTSHEGIYAIGDVVATQQLAHVASAEGILAVEKIAGHPVHPLNYEHMPAATYCSPEVASVGLTEDQARSRGFAVKVGKFPFAASSKASILGENEGFVKVVSEESYGELLGVHIVGAHATDLIAEAVVALEHEATVESLMRSVHAHPTLSEAVAEAAHGAFDQPLHV
- the lipB gene encoding lipoyl(octanoyl) transferase LipB, producing the protein MSDPCWCVELGTRDFDDTWGLQKQLAAARQRGDVPDVLLLVEHPPTYTLGRSGRSENLIADRSKLAELGAELVVTDRGGDVTFHGPGQIVGYPIVDLKRWHPDVHRYLRALEEVNIRTISEFGVAGFRKPGFTGVWHARGKLVAIGVRVSRWVTSHGFALNVGTKLDYFNQIVPCGIVGSKVSSMEDVLGEPVDPALVRKALARFFGAVFSRVVVEASETELVSLASP
- a CDS encoding PaaI family thioesterase, with protein sequence MAKRKTKTKKASVRKPTRKPKTKTKSSPSRAAKSKPSKKRKEALIAAAKKTRTPKASKPSKTAKAPKTAKRKGVSPLSLPFEEEPLLVPVPLPEGVRPQRLEPNERSAHLEKLKQLFEAAPISRALGMSLGYCENGVARVRLPFRKDFEEGHGVIHGGLIGLLGDTAGNFAVGSVSPGATVKTVEFKISLLTGVTGDLLAIGEVVRKGRTLAMCRIEVVEGNDRVVAIGLATYALQAV
- a CDS encoding class I SAM-dependent methyltransferase is translated as MDEPWSENDSATYRRLANVAVPDREGHIATMLCLLPFPTASRATVVDLGAGTGALSYSILEAFPGAEVTALDGSASMRAHASERLKSFGSRFRALEFVLESSEWLDRCRDADAVVTSLCLHHLDDEGKRRVFAAIHDELADDGAFIICDLVAPQREEALELFRESWDLATRERAVRAGDAAVGKFFETEHWNTYRYPDPVDRPAPLASQLLWLAEAGFAVVDCFWLRAGHAIYGGYRRPRRRGEVMGFLRAREIARVAIEMTS
- a CDS encoding thiamine pyrophosphate-dependent enzyme — its product is MPFGKDRLQELLYQMVLTRKLDEALARVHRERRLVSPLGLRSGLEAVAVGAASVPGREDAIASSLPTVGTWLVRGVSPRELVSQFLGTSEAPSQGRDGLAGLGDLDRGVVAAGDHAAIHVSVIAGIAFSSRITGKEKVAIAITFEEAVASGDFHEGLNFAAVHKVPLVVLVVRIPFSGKSTGPDGTRLYERARGYGVATLPVDGSDLLQVVEVIETAVARARRGEGPTLIEARVRSSMWYEGNDGATPTALGEKSWQFAAPASAVDSDADAIGRFERFLLEHDWLGEKEKSDLASRAEETVADAMRVAQAAN
- a CDS encoding serine/threonine-protein kinase; this translates as MELVGQKVGAYRILSLLGRGGTAEVYKAFHPATKRDVAIKVLLQEVSQDLGWVRRFRQEVELLGRLDHPHILPIYDAGDYEGRPFLVMKYVGNASTLRSQLTGQPWPLNRVVKVVMQVADALDAAHHAGVVHRDIKPSNVLVTPDLKCLVFDFGIAKPFRRDDVTTGSNDVVGTPEFMSPEQCKGDKVDHRSDVYSLGVMTYQLLAGHVPFTAETAVGILVKHLTETLPVPPRGVALPPAVSGVLRKAMAREPRDRYQTAGELAAAFEESADQKATVTLHAADLRRALIPALGLPSWVRQFRRPGVRLASATFLVALLLATLYALWPDSETSIAYGPPQPTSGTVSATMQEEAAGSPERAARRQEAREPIAPIPQPAAPISRSATFRIETTGTTSVFLDGKPAGIAPGEFRSIAPGPHVLVLDAGHGQIHEETVVATAGSVHILRYDFPRPRPRAAPDEIREWTGTLTDEDCGVSGGKMGALHLECAQRCIREGKRPMLYSRGRLYRLDGLDKLDLSSSGSVAFKGWLEVDTIHVIDK
- a CDS encoding alpha/beta fold hydrolase; this encodes MIETKESPPRWIEPSGAGESRLALDFVPAVEPHARLWFFLHGLHSNRRGEKALYFARQVARRGDAFASLDLTGHGDSEGDLSGLSLTRNLADLARGLDYVEKLEGPFRAIYLIGSSMGGLTALWFSARSPGLVTRNIVIAPAFEMAGRLLLSLGRARAQQWRREGRALIDTGISAFELSYGFVEDESRYPTASLIQRLKTPSLILHGSDDEVVPCQLSRQFADRLMHVELVEITGGDHRLTAHKERLFEMMWHFVGPGP
- a CDS encoding transketolase C-terminal domain-containing protein, producing MSDVTYLEAIRRAMWEEMERDPNVILLGEDIGLYGGAFKVTEGFLEKFGEGRVIDTPISEEGFTGIAVGAAFQGVRPIVEFQFIDFIASAFNMITNFAAKSRYRWGVAVPIVMRGPAGGGVRAGPFHSQNPEMHFVHTPGIKVVAPATVVDARGLMKAAIRDDDPVLYLEHKKLYRHLKIAESELESEDDVTPLGKAAVRRAGRDLVCVTYGAMVHTALSAAQQLADDGIEVEVIDLRSLVPLDKECVLEAVRRVSKVMVL